In one window of Deltaproteobacteria bacterium DNA:
- a CDS encoding tripartite tricarboxylate transporter substrate-binding protein — protein MKILRSTLMGLVALSLVAGAAWAADEPFYKGKTVRIVVGYSPGGGFDTFSRLVGRYLSAHIPGNPSIIVMNMPGAGSKAAANRVYAMQPGDGRTIVAFNAGSLVDAVVGDKTVKFDPRKFNWITDPAIGSLPEVLWVRSDLPVKTFEDFKNSKKPLHAGSTGVGSASTAATLFLRHLGYPIKAVMGYRGTSNVMAAMERKELDARVMSQQTMQGNYRRYIESGLVRPILSMGEEPRIKAIPGIARLKDLNLNAEQQRMADFLIGTWKLLRLFAVPPGTPADRVAILRKGFMDALSSPELLDQARRQNLVISPADPKDIEKTVAGLYGAPKELLDKYKDLVSGK, from the coding sequence ATGAAGATACTGCGTTCGACGCTGATGGGACTCGTCGCGCTGTCGCTGGTGGCCGGCGCCGCCTGGGCCGCGGACGAGCCGTTCTACAAGGGCAAGACGGTCCGCATCGTCGTGGGCTACAGTCCGGGCGGCGGCTTCGACACGTTCTCCCGCCTGGTGGGCCGCTACCTGAGTGCCCACATCCCCGGCAATCCCTCGATCATCGTAATGAACATGCCGGGAGCGGGGAGCAAGGCCGCGGCCAACCGCGTCTACGCCATGCAACCGGGCGACGGCCGTACGATCGTCGCGTTCAACGCGGGCTCGCTCGTCGATGCGGTGGTGGGAGACAAGACCGTCAAGTTCGACCCACGGAAGTTCAACTGGATCACGGATCCGGCCATCGGCAGCCTGCCGGAGGTCCTTTGGGTCCGTAGCGACCTGCCCGTCAAGACGTTCGAGGATTTCAAGAACTCCAAGAAGCCCCTGCACGCCGGATCGACCGGTGTCGGCTCGGCATCCACCGCGGCCACTCTCTTCCTGCGCCACCTGGGCTATCCCATCAAGGCGGTCATGGGCTATCGCGGTACATCCAACGTCATGGCCGCCATGGAACGAAAGGAACTGGACGCGCGGGTCATGTCCCAGCAGACCATGCAGGGCAACTACCGGCGCTACATCGAGAGCGGCCTCGTGCGCCCGATCCTCTCCATGGGGGAAGAGCCGCGGATCAAGGCGATCCCGGGCATCGCCAGGCTCAAGGATCTCAACCTCAACGCCGAGCAGCAGCGCATGGCGGATTTCCTGATAGGGACGTGGAAGCTGCTGCGCTTGTTCGCCGTGCCTCCGGGCACGCCCGCGGACCGCGTGGCGATCCTGCGCAAGGGCTTCATGGACGCCCTGAGCAGTCCGGAGCTCCTGGACCAGGCCAGGCGGCAGAACCTGGTCATCTCGCCCGCCGATCCCAAGGACATCGAGAAGACCGTCGCCGGCCTCTACGGGGCGCCGAAGGAACTTCTCGACAAGTACAAGGATCTCGTGTCCGGGAAGTAG
- a CDS encoding MFS transporter, whose product MFQVTKARLQRAGGSFAYRDFRYFYAAVVSASMGNQIQRIVDLWLVYELTDSPAFLGLTGLARGIPIVVFSLGGGIIADRIDRKKFIMAMQLASAAANLLLAVLIAADAVRLWHILLISMVSSAFVAISAPARTAMTPNLVPRELLINAFAFTSTAWKLAQLVGPAVAGVMIGVAGTSATYGFNGCVYLVSALVLMFVNYRAAYTGTAQSAWRSLVEALSFVRVKSIIAVLVAMDVVAVYFGSFRVLLPIIAASFGMGAAGFGLFSSAPAVGALVGAAAMIGVGDVRYKGLVVVGGILAYAACLAGLALSPWFWTSFVMVALLGFFDAMQAIPRNTVIQAVTPDALRGRVSSFTRMLSVGMPGLGEAQTGLVASVVGSAATLMLGAVVCAGATLGMLAWRHDLRRADL is encoded by the coding sequence ATGTTCCAGGTGACCAAGGCCAGACTCCAGCGCGCCGGCGGTTCGTTCGCCTACCGTGACTTCCGATACTTCTACGCGGCGGTGGTCAGCGCCTCCATGGGCAACCAGATCCAGCGGATCGTGGACCTGTGGCTGGTTTACGAGTTGACCGATTCGCCGGCCTTCCTGGGCCTCACCGGTCTGGCCCGGGGCATTCCCATCGTGGTCTTCTCGCTGGGCGGGGGGATCATCGCCGACCGCATCGACCGCAAGAAGTTCATCATGGCGATGCAGCTCGCCAGCGCCGCGGCCAACCTGCTGCTGGCGGTCTTGATCGCCGCGGACGCGGTCCGTTTGTGGCACATCCTGCTCATTTCGATGGTGAGCTCCGCGTTCGTGGCCATCAGCGCGCCGGCGCGCACCGCCATGACGCCGAACCTGGTGCCCAGGGAACTGCTCATCAACGCGTTCGCGTTCACCTCCACGGCATGGAAGCTGGCGCAGCTCGTGGGCCCGGCGGTGGCCGGCGTGATGATCGGAGTCGCGGGCACGAGCGCGACCTACGGCTTCAACGGCTGCGTCTATCTGGTGAGCGCGCTGGTGCTGATGTTCGTCAACTATCGAGCCGCGTACACGGGCACCGCTCAGTCGGCCTGGAGGAGCCTGGTGGAGGCCCTGTCGTTCGTGCGCGTGAAGTCGATCATCGCCGTGTTGGTGGCCATGGACGTGGTGGCGGTTTACTTCGGCAGCTTTCGTGTACTCCTGCCGATCATCGCGGCGAGCTTCGGCATGGGCGCGGCAGGTTTCGGGCTCTTCTCGTCCGCGCCGGCGGTGGGCGCGCTCGTGGGTGCCGCGGCCATGATCGGCGTGGGCGATGTCCGCTACAAGGGCTTGGTGGTGGTGGGCGGCATTCTGGCCTATGCGGCGTGCCTGGCCGGCCTCGCCCTCTCTCCCTGGTTCTGGACGTCGTTCGTCATGGTGGCGCTCTTGGGCTTCTTCGACGCCATGCAGGCCATTCCGCGCAACACCGTCATCCAGGCGGTCACCCCGGACGCGCTCCGCGGCCGGGTGTCGAGCTTCACCCGGATGTTGAGCGTGGGCATGCCCGGCCTTGGCGAGGCCCAGACCGGACTGGTGGCATCCGTGGTCGGTTCGGCGGCCACGCTGATGCTCGGCGCCGTCGTGTGCGCCGGCGCCACCCTCGGCATGCTCGCCTGGCGCCACGACCTCCGCAGAGCAGATTTGTAG
- a CDS encoding heme-binding protein, protein MAELSHSVIHEAAGELMAELANEAGRPVSWAVLNPHRELVHYTRMDGAPYRSSVLSHNKGYSALWFGRDSVEIEKMVGNRGIAAYGDANLTSIGGGVLVKDGEGAVVGAVGVSGRTMEEDIEVAVRLIDKLKAKAGR, encoded by the coding sequence GTGGCGGAACTGTCTCACAGCGTGATTCACGAAGCGGCCGGCGAGTTGATGGCCGAGCTGGCCAACGAAGCCGGGCGGCCGGTGTCGTGGGCGGTGCTCAATCCACATCGGGAGCTGGTGCATTACACGCGCATGGATGGCGCTCCTTACCGCTCCAGTGTACTCTCCCACAACAAGGGATACTCGGCCCTGTGGTTCGGCCGGGACTCGGTGGAGATCGAGAAGATGGTCGGGAACCGCGGCATCGCCGCCTACGGCGACGCCAACCTGACGTCCATCGGCGGCGGTGTGCTCGTCAAGGACGGAGAGGGTGCCGTGGTGGGCGCCGTGGGCGTGAGCGGGCGCACCATGGAGGAGGACATCGAGGTGGCCGTGCGATTGATCGACAAGTTGAAGGCGAAGGCGGGTCGCTGA
- a CDS encoding UbiD family decarboxylase: MAKRNPTAASAAQAIPERGYPDLHEHLQRLDDAGLLIRVARAVDKDQEMHPLVRWQFRGGIKERDRKAFLFEQPVDAKGKRYDIPVAIGVLAANRRIYRIGLGCDEDADINALWAEAKTNPVAPVEIPSSAAPVHEVVYAGAQLKTRGKGVDGIPVPISSPGWDNAPYVSAAHFISRDPDHGGYNIGTYRAMIKARDRVGCNPSIELGQGIYRHWEKYRERGEKMPVALCIGGVPAISYVAAQKLAYDLDEFSVAGGLVKAPIRVVEARTVPVMVPADAEIVIEGFVSTEWLEPEAPFGESHGHVNPKEYNPFMEVTCITRRRDAVLCSIISQVTPSESSVIKKMAYEPIYLEHLRDGIGVKSVVRVMLHEPLTATQKLTVIQMRKPSPAEVWRALMGAVAFRPSMSKIVIAVDEDIDPDNLDAVFWAMGYRSKPHRDVQIMHGMDVGHAPRHDARGSAGDSCLLWDATLKEKLPPISLPTREYMERGRKLWEELGLPELEPQSPWFGYSLGDWNEELEQEAALATRGEYWKTGAKIARQRRSTKDIPPNTSFYGEDED; this comes from the coding sequence ATGGCAAAGAGAAACCCGACGGCCGCGAGCGCGGCGCAGGCGATACCGGAGCGGGGCTATCCCGACCTTCACGAGCACCTCCAGCGGCTGGACGACGCCGGTCTGCTGATCCGGGTGGCGCGGGCGGTGGACAAGGACCAGGAAATGCACCCGCTGGTGCGCTGGCAGTTCCGCGGCGGCATCAAGGAGCGCGACCGCAAGGCGTTCCTGTTCGAGCAGCCCGTGGACGCCAAGGGCAAACGCTACGACATCCCGGTGGCCATCGGCGTGCTCGCGGCCAACCGGCGCATCTACCGCATCGGGCTCGGGTGCGACGAGGACGCCGACATCAACGCGCTGTGGGCCGAGGCCAAGACCAATCCGGTGGCGCCGGTGGAGATCCCGTCGTCGGCCGCGCCGGTGCACGAGGTGGTGTACGCGGGCGCACAGCTCAAGACCCGCGGCAAGGGCGTGGACGGCATCCCCGTTCCCATCTCCTCCCCGGGCTGGGACAACGCGCCGTACGTGAGCGCGGCCCATTTCATCTCCCGCGATCCGGACCACGGCGGGTACAACATCGGCACCTACCGGGCCATGATCAAGGCGCGCGACCGGGTCGGCTGCAACCCCTCCATCGAGCTGGGGCAGGGCATCTACCGGCACTGGGAGAAGTACCGGGAGCGGGGCGAGAAGATGCCGGTGGCGCTGTGCATTGGCGGCGTGCCGGCCATCTCCTACGTGGCGGCGCAGAAGCTCGCCTACGACCTCGACGAGTTCTCGGTGGCCGGGGGCCTGGTGAAGGCGCCCATCCGGGTGGTGGAGGCGCGCACGGTGCCGGTGATGGTGCCGGCGGACGCGGAGATCGTCATCGAGGGCTTCGTCTCCACCGAGTGGCTGGAACCCGAGGCGCCCTTCGGCGAGTCCCACGGCCACGTGAATCCCAAGGAGTACAACCCGTTCATGGAGGTCACCTGCATCACGCGCCGGCGCGATGCCGTCCTGTGCTCCATCATCAGCCAGGTGACGCCGTCCGAGTCCAGCGTCATCAAGAAAATGGCCTACGAGCCCATCTACCTGGAGCACCTGCGCGACGGCATCGGCGTCAAGAGCGTGGTGCGCGTGATGCTGCACGAGCCGCTCACCGCCACCCAGAAGCTCACGGTGATCCAGATGCGCAAGCCCAGTCCCGCCGAGGTGTGGCGCGCGCTCATGGGCGCGGTGGCGTTCCGCCCGTCCATGTCCAAGATCGTCATCGCGGTGGACGAGGACATCGATCCCGACAACCTCGACGCGGTGTTCTGGGCCATGGGCTACCGCTCCAAGCCGCACCGCGACGTGCAGATCATGCACGGCATGGACGTGGGCCACGCCCCCCGGCACGACGCGCGTGGCTCGGCCGGCGACTCGTGCCTCCTCTGGGACGCGACGCTCAAGGAGAAGCTCCCGCCCATCTCGCTCCCCACCCGGGAGTACATGGAGCGGGGCCGCAAGCTCTGGGAGGAGCTGGGGTTGCCCGAGCTGGAGCCCCAGTCGCCGTGGTTCGGCTACTCCCTCGGCGACTGGAACGAGGAGCTGGAGCAGGAGGCCGCGCTGGCCACCCGCGGCGAGTACTGGAAGACCGGCGCCAAGATCGCGCGCCAGCGCCGCTCCACCAAGGACATCCCGCCCAACACGTCGTTCTACGGCGAGGACGAGGACTGA
- a CDS encoding vanadium-dependent haloperoxidase, with translation MNSSRRRFLAAAAVVCTLPFFGCAAPRGHGSSYLTPILKPRNRNTVFHWVDVVLQQVRDQRLAPPRAAYNLGLTTAAGFLAANGIVRAYDEPFGVGTAPRGADPEVAYGVAFAAAAAEAFQQPFLVERMAFQDRFPNGEAKSLGVEWGKAVARHVLKMRTDDGSEPSEANYYLGRYQRRTDSLRWRPTGPFYSATPGPAYASFDRGLFPGHGRIKPWTMTSADQFRARTFHDPASPEFADEFDMIRHLGGADSTLRTADQSEIAMFWEDGPWGCTPSGHMACIAIQLLQDRDLSFIEMARAFALIGMTQCDASISAWDNKYHHDIVRPECAFRRRAPEFHNSDPRVVRQPDWRSYIPTPEFPAYTSGHSTFAAAAAEMIALIYGRDDIAFSGQSPDQVLWPKLAGVTRHWTSLARMAEENGMSRLYGGVHWAIDNTEALAAGRSIAQQAFRSTFPGKA, from the coding sequence TTGAACTCTTCCAGAAGGCGGTTTCTGGCAGCCGCCGCGGTGGTGTGCACGCTGCCATTTTTCGGCTGTGCCGCCCCTCGCGGGCACGGATCATCCTACCTGACGCCCATCCTCAAGCCGCGAAACCGGAACACGGTCTTCCACTGGGTGGATGTGGTCCTGCAGCAGGTGCGCGACCAGCGGTTGGCGCCGCCCCGGGCCGCGTACAACCTCGGCTTGACCACGGCGGCGGGGTTTCTCGCCGCCAACGGCATCGTGCGGGCGTATGACGAACCTTTCGGCGTCGGCACCGCCCCGCGCGGGGCGGACCCCGAAGTTGCCTACGGCGTCGCCTTCGCCGCGGCTGCCGCCGAGGCCTTTCAACAGCCCTTTCTGGTCGAACGCATGGCCTTTCAGGACCGCTTTCCAAACGGCGAAGCCAAGTCCCTTGGGGTCGAATGGGGCAAGGCGGTCGCACGCCACGTGCTCAAGATGCGCACCGACGACGGCTCCGAGCCCAGCGAGGCCAACTACTACCTCGGCCGCTACCAGCGGCGGACGGATTCGTTGCGCTGGCGCCCCACCGGGCCGTTCTACAGCGCTACCCCGGGTCCGGCGTACGCATCCTTCGACCGCGGACTGTTTCCGGGCCACGGCCGCATCAAACCCTGGACCATGACCTCCGCCGACCAGTTCCGCGCGCGAACCTTCCACGATCCGGCGAGCCCGGAGTTCGCCGACGAGTTCGACATGATCCGCCACCTCGGCGGCGCCGACAGCACCCTGCGAACCGCGGACCAGTCGGAGATCGCCATGTTTTGGGAAGACGGCCCCTGGGGCTGCACCCCGTCCGGGCACATGGCCTGCATCGCGATCCAGCTCCTGCAAGACCGCGACCTGAGCTTCATCGAGATGGCCCGTGCCTTCGCGCTGATCGGGATGACCCAGTGCGACGCGTCCATCAGCGCCTGGGACAACAAGTACCACCACGACATCGTACGACCGGAATGCGCATTTCGCAGGCGCGCTCCGGAATTCCACAACTCCGACCCGCGGGTGGTCCGGCAACCCGACTGGCGCAGCTACATTCCCACCCCGGAGTTTCCCGCTTACACGTCCGGCCACTCCACGTTCGCGGCGGCGGCGGCGGAGATGATCGCGCTGATTTACGGCCGCGATGACATCGCCTTCAGCGGACAGTCCCCGGACCAGGTGCTGTGGCCGAAACTGGCGGGCGTCACCCGTCACTGGACCAGCCTCGCCCGAATGGCGGAGGAAAACGGGATGAGCCGGCTGTATGGCGGCGTGCACTGGGCCATCGACAATACCGAGGCGCTGGCGGCCGGCCGGTCCATCGCGCAACAGGCCTTTCGATCGACTTTTCCCGGGAAGGCTTAG
- a CDS encoding enoyl-CoA hydratase-related protein, with the protein MDYKTLKWAVHDNPLRAGEPCIGVITLNRPEQLNAVDPLMRLELDALCNEIARNSVLKVVILTGEGRGFCAGGDLTSEGAVLGAFEGSSGIEGPYKELAEYFLNDLRHRVLQSAMRKLEDLPQPTIAAVNGPAVGVGLEMTTLCDMRLASERARFGEVAVPAGFVPESGGSRNLPKLVGIGRAMRLILTGEIIDAAEALRIGLVDEVLPHEELMEKAFALAGRIAANPYLSVRHAKRLMKMYWNWNRTDEGYREELESVLEITRTKDCQEGMRAFREKRPPRYTYPYDAGWPFPEKTGKKE; encoded by the coding sequence ATGGACTACAAGACGCTCAAGTGGGCCGTGCATGACAATCCGCTGCGGGCGGGCGAGCCGTGCATCGGCGTGATCACGCTCAACCGGCCGGAGCAGCTCAACGCGGTGGACCCGCTCATGCGGCTGGAGCTCGACGCCCTGTGCAACGAGATCGCGCGCAACTCCGTGCTCAAGGTGGTGATCCTGACTGGCGAGGGGCGCGGCTTCTGCGCCGGCGGGGATCTCACCTCGGAGGGCGCGGTGCTGGGCGCCTTCGAGGGGTCTAGCGGCATCGAGGGGCCTTACAAGGAGTTGGCGGAGTATTTCCTTAACGACCTGCGCCACCGGGTGCTGCAGAGCGCCATGCGCAAGCTGGAGGACCTGCCACAGCCCACCATCGCCGCGGTGAACGGGCCGGCGGTGGGCGTGGGGCTGGAGATGACCACGCTGTGCGACATGCGTCTCGCGTCGGAGCGGGCGCGCTTCGGCGAGGTGGCGGTGCCGGCGGGGTTCGTGCCCGAGAGCGGCGGCTCGCGCAACCTGCCCAAGCTCGTCGGCATCGGACGCGCCATGCGCCTGATCCTCACGGGCGAGATCATCGACGCCGCCGAAGCGCTGCGCATCGGGCTCGTGGACGAGGTCCTGCCGCACGAGGAGCTGATGGAGAAGGCCTTCGCCCTGGCCGGACGCATCGCCGCCAACCCCTACCTGTCGGTGCGCCACGCCAAGCGGTTGATGAAGATGTACTGGAACTGGAACCGCACCGACGAGGGCTACCGCGAGGAGCTGGAGTCGGTGCTCGAGATCACCCGCACCAAGGACTGCCAGGAAGGCATGCGCGCGTTCAGGGAGAAGCGTCCGCCGCGCTACACCTACCCTTATGACGCCGGGTGGCCGTTCCCCGAGAAGACGGGCAAGAAGGAATGA
- a CDS encoding acyl-CoA synthetase has translation MSNAESPAPWPGYREVPSRLNLAQEVLERPVAADHTAMVWPGGSLSYGELHGRVHGFARGLQALGVGPGERVLVQMPNSAEFATAFLAAVKLGALPVVVNSLLGMREVRAILEQTKPRFAVIEGSRAQVLRELRAPMGLEAAICVGEAEGSEVPFDTVGGEALDDDSQNSVATRDTSAHEPAFMVCTSGTTGRPKCIVHAHRWIVALGDLNRYRLPPEPQDVVLATGEWSFISALGHNLLFPLRNGVTCAVLSGRATPENVLEHVAAFRVTLLHSVATVYRRMLATAGIEEAYDIHTLRGVHSTGEALREATYRQWKARFGCEMYEHYGVSEYQLVVGQGARHPVKPGSVGVPAPDVGIAIIDEDGRPVKGGAVGKTVISTEDPGLFLEYYGDPERTEAVRRNGVYDTGDLAYRDADGYYFIAGRDDDCFKTRGLFLVPTEVENALQRHPAVAEAVVVPEPDAEIGNRVLGVVVVAAEGQGASATLAETLRQSLREELAHYKVPYRIAFADAIPKSPVGKILRNEVAARSWP, from the coding sequence ATGAGCAACGCTGAATCCCCGGCCCCGTGGCCGGGCTATAGGGAGGTCCCGTCCAGGCTCAACCTCGCCCAGGAGGTGCTGGAGCGTCCTGTGGCGGCAGACCATACGGCGATGGTGTGGCCCGGCGGCTCGCTGAGCTACGGCGAGTTGCACGGCCGGGTACACGGCTTTGCCCGCGGGCTCCAGGCGTTGGGGGTTGGGCCGGGAGAACGGGTGCTCGTGCAGATGCCCAACTCGGCGGAGTTCGCCACGGCTTTCCTGGCCGCGGTGAAGCTCGGCGCCCTCCCGGTGGTGGTCAACTCGCTCCTGGGGATGCGCGAGGTTCGGGCCATCCTCGAGCAGACGAAGCCCCGGTTCGCCGTCATCGAGGGCTCCCGCGCGCAGGTGTTGCGCGAGCTTCGCGCGCCCATGGGGCTGGAGGCCGCGATCTGCGTCGGAGAGGCCGAGGGCAGCGAAGTCCCGTTCGACACCGTCGGCGGCGAAGCGCTGGACGACGATTCACAAAACAGTGTGGCCACGAGAGACACGTCCGCGCACGAGCCGGCCTTCATGGTGTGCACCTCCGGCACCACCGGCCGGCCCAAGTGCATCGTGCACGCGCACCGCTGGATCGTGGCGCTGGGGGATCTCAACCGCTATCGCCTTCCGCCCGAGCCGCAAGACGTGGTGCTGGCCACGGGCGAGTGGAGCTTCATCAGCGCCCTGGGCCACAACCTGCTCTTCCCGCTGCGCAACGGCGTCACCTGCGCGGTGCTGTCGGGCCGGGCCACGCCCGAGAACGTGCTGGAGCACGTGGCCGCCTTCCGCGTCACGCTGCTGCACTCGGTGGCCACGGTCTACCGCCGGATGCTGGCTACGGCGGGCATCGAGGAAGCGTACGACATCCACACCCTGCGGGGGGTGCACTCCACCGGCGAGGCGCTTCGCGAGGCCACGTATCGCCAGTGGAAAGCACGCTTCGGCTGCGAGATGTACGAGCACTACGGCGTATCCGAGTACCAGCTCGTGGTGGGACAGGGCGCGCGCCATCCGGTGAAGCCGGGCTCGGTGGGGGTGCCGGCGCCCGACGTGGGTATCGCCATCATCGACGAGGACGGCCGCCCGGTGAAGGGGGGCGCCGTGGGCAAAACGGTGATTTCCACCGAGGACCCGGGGTTGTTCCTGGAGTATTACGGCGATCCCGAGCGCACCGAAGCGGTTCGGCGCAACGGGGTCTACGACACCGGGGATCTGGCGTACCGGGACGCGGACGGCTACTACTTCATCGCCGGCCGCGACGACGACTGCTTCAAGACCCGCGGGCTCTTTCTGGTGCCCACCGAAGTGGAGAACGCGCTCCAGCGCCACCCCGCCGTGGCCGAAGCCGTGGTGGTCCCGGAGCCGGATGCCGAAATCGGCAATCGGGTGCTCGGCGTGGTGGTGGTGGCGGCGGAGGGGCAGGGGGCGTCCGCGACGTTGGCTGAGACCCTGCGGCAGAGTCTCAGGGAGGAGCTGGCCCATTACAAGGTGCCGTACCGCATCGCGTTCGCCGACGCGATTCCCAAGAGTCCGGTGGGCAAGATCCTGCGCAACGAGGTGGCGGCGCGAAGCTGGCCCTGA
- a CDS encoding NAD-dependent epimerase/dehydratase family protein: MTATTTVLVTGAGGFVATRVVLELLRAGYRVVGSVRQATRAEEVRDAVRQHLPATAALDENLRFVTLDLTQDAGWSEAMAGVDVLMHTASPLPMEQPRDETELIRPAVDGTLRALGAARAAGIRRVVLTSSSAAITNQAPRPDKERFDESDWSDPEWPGITPYAKSKTLAERAAWDYVAEKAPDMELTAINPCLVLGRPLDDRYGTSLRIVERLLRGRDPMVPNVGVPVVDIDDVARMHVRAVTAPGAAGKRILGAAAFMWLAEVSAALKADHPQRRVPTRTAPDFLIHVVSLFDRSIRAIVPLLGRRYELENARARTLLDLDFIPGPDSVRATGRYIVERGLAG; encoded by the coding sequence GGTTACCGGCGCTGGCGGCTTCGTCGCCACGCGTGTCGTCCTGGAGCTGCTGCGCGCGGGTTATCGCGTGGTGGGTTCGGTGCGGCAGGCCACGCGCGCGGAAGAGGTGCGCGACGCCGTCCGGCAACATCTACCCGCCACCGCCGCGCTGGACGAAAACCTGCGCTTCGTGACGCTGGACCTCACCCAGGATGCCGGCTGGAGCGAAGCCATGGCGGGCGTGGACGTGCTGATGCATACGGCGTCGCCCCTTCCCATGGAGCAGCCCAGGGACGAGACGGAGCTGATCCGGCCCGCCGTCGACGGGACCTTGCGGGCGCTCGGAGCCGCGCGCGCGGCGGGAATCCGCCGGGTCGTGCTGACCTCCTCGTCCGCGGCGATAACGAACCAAGCGCCGCGACCCGACAAGGAACGCTTCGACGAATCGGACTGGAGCGACCCGGAGTGGCCCGGCATCACGCCCTATGCCAAGTCCAAGACACTGGCCGAGCGGGCGGCGTGGGACTACGTGGCGGAGAAGGCGCCGGACATGGAGCTCACTGCCATCAATCCCTGCCTGGTGCTCGGCCGGCCCCTCGACGACCGCTACGGCACCTCGCTCCGCATCGTGGAACGGCTCCTCCGCGGCAGGGACCCCATGGTCCCGAACGTTGGCGTCCCCGTGGTGGACATCGACGACGTGGCGCGCATGCACGTGCGCGCCGTCACCGCGCCGGGAGCGGCCGGCAAGCGCATTCTCGGCGCCGCCGCGTTCATGTGGCTCGCCGAGGTGTCCGCGGCGCTGAAGGCCGACCATCCGCAACGAAGGGTTCCCACCCGGACTGCGCCGGACTTCCTGATCCACGTCGTCAGCCTCTTCGACCGCTCAATTCGCGCCATCGTGCCGCTGCTCGGGCGGCGCTACGAGCTGGAGAACGCCCGCGCGCGCACTCTCCTGGATCTCGACTTCATACCGGGTCCCGATAGCGTGCGCGCCACCGGGCGGTACATCGTGGAGCGCGGACTCGCGGGATAG